TGTCGGGCAAACGTAAGCTAGACAGAATACCGCTGGAATCCAAATCCTTTACCCGAATGATGTAGTTCCACCCTTTACGTTCAATATGCGCGAAATTGTTGTAGCTTTCATAGCCTCTGTCTGCGATCACAATGGTTTTGCTCTTGATCGGCGAACGATCAACCATGGTTGCCAATGCCCTTCCCTCGTTACTTAGTCTTCTTGGCTGGACAAGAGCATCCACGTATAGTCTGTTGCATAGGTCGTACGCTGCGTTCAAATGCAGGAGGTTATAGCCTTTCGTGCCCGGTTGACTTTGAAAGAAGCTGTTCTTGTCAGCCGGATCCGTTGCGATATGTAAATCCGAACCGTCAATGGCAAGTAATCGATACCCGCGGTAATCCTTGATATCCTTGTACGTTTGAGTGAATTTGTGAAATAAGCATTCTACAGCAGAAGGCAAAATTTTATTGCGTTGTTGGACAAAAGCGGAAGTCGTTGCCGTGTTTACGTCATAACCTTGTGATTCCAAGAGCTCCTTGTATATGCTGTTTCCTCCCATAGAGATCAGAAGTTGCATCATCGTTTCGAAGGGCAGTTTTTTCTTCCGGGTAAAGTCTTTTTCTGGGTTTTTGACATAAGGCGCTGGTGCCGCTGACATCTCTCGAATGAGGGTTGTCAGCGTTTCTTTTAGTGAACTCTCGTAAGCATGCATGGGCAAAACCTCCTCGTATTTCCAAGGGGTTACGATACACACCTTCGCTTATTTGTCAAGTCTTTTTTCGTTTTGTGCAAAGAAAAAGAGCGGGCTATCTATTCGATAACCTGCTCTTTTTCTTGATATATGGCTCTGCGCCTTAACTTAATGACATTGCATAGCCGGGGGGCTGTGCTGTTCTTGTGCAGCCTCGGGCGAGGCTACTTGAGCAGTTGGATGGAGCCGATGAGAGGCAGCTCCTTGCTCTCTCCATTCCAGGCACGGATGATGCCGAGCACCGCGAAGACGAAGAAGACCAAGTTGGCCAGCGGAGCGATAAGCCAGCCGATGATGGGGATGAGGCCAAGCACAAGGTTGGCGGCGAAGCAAGCGATCAGCAGCAGAAGTCCTTGATTCGCATGGAAACGGGCGAAGCGGGATTCTTTGGCAGCTAATAGCGGAACGAAGAATAAGATATACGCAACGGCCGCTATTCCCTTGTTCTTCTGAATATCGTCAGACGCCGTCCAACCTTCTTGGTTCATTGACATAATGATTCACTCTCCTAACGTGTTCATGACAAGCCGGTGCATCTCAACCGGCTCAAGCTGTTATCATTATACGCACGGGATGTGGAGACATTCAGTGAAGGATGACACATTTTTATGAATAAATTTGTAGAATTCGTCGAAATTTGGTGCTCAATGTACGATCGCCGGCGGTACCTTTATAATAAGGAGTGGAGCCTCGCATGCAGAAACCGCACGTCTATGTGACGTCCGACCATCACTTCGGACATCAGGGTATTATCGATTACGAGTCTAGACCGTTCCCCGACGTGGAGACGATGAATTCGAAGCTGATCGAGCGCTGGAACGAAACGGTAGGCGAGAGGGATAAGGTGTATCATCTGGGAGACTTCTCCTTTCTGAATAAGGAGAGAACGAGGGCGATCCTGGAGATGCTGAACGGCTACAAGGTGCTGATTATGGGCAATCATGACCGGGGGAGGTCGCGCAGCTGGTGGCTGGAGACCGGCTTTCAGGAGGTCAGCGAGCATCCCATCGTATATGAGGGCTTCTTCTTCCTCTCCCACGAGCCGATGTATATGAATAAGCATATGCCGTACGTGAACCTTCATGGTCATATTCATGGTCAGAAGTACGAGAGCCCCCAGTATGTGAACGTATGCGTGGAGCATTGGCAGTACAAGCCGATTCGGTTCGAGACGATTCGCGAGCTTGTCGTGACGAGCGAGGAGCAAGGGGAGTAGGGCTTAGACGGTATGAACATCGGACCACAATGCGTCGCTTAGTCGCATTGTGGTTTTTTACGTTCACAGCCTAAACCTCTCCATATGCTCGTACAGTCCTTCACGCAGCAGGACCTCCTTCTGCTTCGCCCCCATCAGATCGAAGTGAGGATAGGGTGCCCGTCGGTGAATGTACCGCGGTGACAGTCCGTGCCGAGTGCACCAGTCGGTGAGGCGCTCCAGATCGGCGCAGCCGACCTTCGTCACCGAGGTTACGCCCGGGAACCGGTCATCGATCCAATAATGTGTCAGATAGGCGATCTCACCTAGACTGACCTTTTCCTTCCATGCGGCCAATTGCTCGCGGTTAACTCCAAACGCCATTGTCCATGATCATCCCTTTACACGTAAATAATCAAGTATGCTAGCTGTGGCTCGTGTTCCTAATCATGAACGCTTCCAATAATCATTCCATTGGAAACGCAATTAATATTAGCTAAGGATTATTTTAACAATTCATCGGACGTGCTAGTGTACAGACAAGGAGGTGAGCAAACGACCTGCCAGATGGACTTGCAAGGAATGCACCACCCATTATCTTACCCAATTCTAAGGAGGAATTCAGAATGAAGAAGAAAGTCGTTAGCGTGATGATGTCCCTGATGCTCGCAGGTTCTGCAATCGCAGTCGTCCCAGCACAGGCTGCAACAGTCAAGGTTGATTCTACTATTATTGTAAAAGCAGGGCAAACGTACGACGGCGCGAACAACACTTATGTAGCGAATGCGAGCACGCTCGGCGACGGCAGCCAGGATGAAGGCCAGAAGCCAGTATTCCGTCTTGAGAATGGCGCTACATTGAAGAACGTGAAGCTCGGTGCACCAGCGGCTGACGGCGTACATTGCTACGGCAGCTGCAACATCACGAACGTACACTGGCTGGATGTAGGCGAGGATGCACTGACGCTGAAGTCGAGCGGTACGGTTACTATCAACGGCGGTTCTGCATACAAGGCATATGACAAAGTGTTCCAGTTGAACGCTGCTGGTAAAATCATCATCAAAAACTTCC
Above is a genomic segment from Paenibacillus sp. YYML68 containing:
- a CDS encoding IS4 family transposase; protein product: MHAYESSLKETLTTLIREMSAAPAPYVKNPEKDFTRKKKLPFETMMQLLISMGGNSIYKELLESQGYDVNTATTSAFVQQRNKILPSAVECLFHKFTQTYKDIKDYRGYRLLAIDGSDLHIATDPADKNSFFQSQPGTKGYNLLHLNAAYDLCNRLYVDALVQPRRLSNEGRALATMVDRSPIKSKTIVIADRGYESYNNFAHIERKGWNYIIRVKDLDSSGILSSLRLPDSGEFDRYIHLTLTRKQAKAFRAYPGYKFLPSNSTFDFLDLHENMIYPLSFRVVRFVLPDGAYETVITNLSAAEFPPDELRSLYHMRWGIETSFRALKYTVGLTSFHAKKQAFIAQEIYARMILYNFAEMMTSHVVISQMDKRHSYQVNFTVAVHVCRQFLRSRGDEPPLDVEALIRKNILPIRPIRPGQMNTRKIRYKSVVSFVYRVA
- a CDS encoding DUF4870 domain-containing protein, which gives rise to MSMNQEGWTASDDIQKNKGIAAVAYILFFVPLLAAKESRFARFHANQGLLLLIACFAANLVLGLIPIIGWLIAPLANLVFFVFAVLGIIRAWNGESKELPLIGSIQLLK
- a CDS encoding metallophosphoesterase; translated protein: MQKPHVYVTSDHHFGHQGIIDYESRPFPDVETMNSKLIERWNETVGERDKVYHLGDFSFLNKERTRAILEMLNGYKVLIMGNHDRGRSRSWWLETGFQEVSEHPIVYEGFFFLSHEPMYMNKHMPYVNLHGHIHGQKYESPQYVNVCVEHWQYKPIRFETIRELVVTSEEQGE
- a CDS encoding pectate lyase; amino-acid sequence: MKKKVVSVMMSLMLAGSAIAVVPAQAATVKVDSTIIVKAGQTYDGANNTYVANASTLGDGSQDEGQKPVFRLENGATLKNVKLGAPAADGVHCYGSCNITNVHWLDVGEDALTLKSSGTVTINGGSAYKAYDKVFQLNAAGKIIIKNFRADDIGKLVRQLGGSTFKTEMFVENSDISNVKDSILRTDASVSTGSIKNTRYSKVPTLFKGFASGKTTQSGNTQY